In Felis catus isolate Fca126 chromosome E1, F.catus_Fca126_mat1.0, whole genome shotgun sequence, the following proteins share a genomic window:
- the LOC101093474 gene encoding E3 ubiquitin-protein ligase TRIM47-like isoform X5 codes for MQKVSLQDHKPAPQPPAQPSSPSHAQLLMSNSSLRTFEDQVLCPICLEVFRNPVTTTCGHNFCMACLQGFWDHLATVGETLYCPQCRESFPSRPRLCKNGILEEMVTCLAQVKGQTLGSSRPLAGPRDVPCDFCSAQKLKSVKSCLQCMASLCEKHLSSHFEDQMFQDHELLEPVWDLKSRLCRKHRKLRRLYCRTEGSCVCGACLLEEHKNHDTIPLEEERARKEVEVRKVQASVENQMLIINSDSQRHRGQVAFLSKLIQTTRDEVNACFSEIIQEVKQLQMKVLDFVEKEEAAALGKLGSSIQQSHNRLLKLEGDSIWLRALLANRSDQQFLQEFPRLKHFPACSEALMSTNCEEKQSFLQLPETLAELRTRLLDVGLSFINQLLLKGDAASWKPMPLSERTLGCKSVLSKAPQSPPGIKMNSYELLPSAVDRKTLLKCYCNLNFDPTTASEELFLFKETHSVLNLGILLEPFAAGGPFPGFKQWPQVLCSRGLSEGHHYWEAEVSNSWVCLGLTYRRSPPLGGRPRRNIVYLLGRNPYSWCLEWDSLKFSVWHNNTQTVLHGGYHRTLGVALDCGTGCLSFYGVAGGVSLLYRFLVSFLEPLYPAVMVSSGASVTLKQRPEAEA; via the exons ATGCAGAAAGTCTCGC TCCAGGACCACAAGCCAGCCCCGCAGCCGCCGGCCCAGCCCTCAAGCCCTTCCCACGCTCAGCTCCTGATGAGTAACAGCAGTCTCCGCACGTTTGAGGACCAAGTCCTCTGTCCCATCTGCCTGGAGGTGTTCCGCAACCCGGTCACCACCACCTGCGGGCACAACTTCTGCATGGCCTGCCTCCAAGGTTTCTGGGACCACCTGGCTACCGTGGGCGAGACACTGTACTGCCCCCAGTGCCGGGAGAGCTTCCCCTCCAGACCGCGCCTCTGCAAGAACGGCATCCTGGAGGAGATGGTGACTTGCTTGGCCCAGGTCAAGGGCCAGACCTTGGGGTCCTCACGGCCCCTGGCCGGGCCCAGGGACGTGCCCTGCGACTTCTGTTCCGCCCAGAAGCTCAAGTCAGTCAAGTCGTGTCTGCAGTGCATGGCCTCCCTGTGCGAGAAGCACCTGAGCAGCCACTTCGAGGACCAGATGTTCCAGGACCACGAGCTGCTGGAGCCCGTGTGGGATCTCAAGAGCCGCCTGTGCCGGAAGCATCGCAAACTGCGGCGGCTGTACTGCCGCACGGAAGGCAGCTGCGTGTGCGGAGCCTGTCTGCTGGAGGAACACAAGAACCACGACACCATCCCCCTGGAGGAGGAACGTGCCAGGAAGGAG GTGGAGGTTCGGAAGGTCCAGGCCAGCGTGGAAAACCAGATGCTGATCATCAACTCTGACAGCCAGAGGCACCGGGGGCAGGTGGCCTTTCTCTCG AAATTGATCCAGACAACACGCGATGAGGTGAACGCCTGCTTCTCAGAGATCATCCAGGAGGTCAAACAGCTGCAGATGAAGGTCTTGGATTTTGTCGAGAAAGAGGAGGCAGCCGCTCTGGGGAAGCTGGGCAGCTCCATCCAGCAGAGCCACAACCGGCTCCTGAAGCTGGAGGGGGACAGCATCTGGCTCCGCGCCCTGCTCGCCAACAGGAGCGACCAGCAATTCCTGCAG GAGTTCCCCAGACTGAAGCACTTTCCCGCCTGCTCGGAAGCCCTGATGAGCACCAACTGTGAGGAGAAGCAGAGCTTTCTCCAGTTGCCGGAGACCCTGGCGGAGCTCCGGACGCGGCTGCTGGACGTGGGTCTCAGCTTCATCAATCAGCTCCTCCTGAAGG GTGACGCAGCCTCCTGGAAGCCCATGCCCCTCTCTGAAAGGACACTGGGCTGTAAGAGTGTCCTCAGCAAAGCTCCTCAATCTCCTCCAGGCATTAAGATGAACTCCTATGAGTTGCTGCCCTCAGCTGTGGACAGGAAAACACTTCTCAAGT gttACTGCAACCTGAACTTCGATCCCACCACGGCCAGCGAGGAACTGTTCCTGTTCAAGGAGACCCACTCGGTGCTGAACCTGGGCATCCTTCTGGAGCCCTTCGCCGCGGGCGGCCCCTTCCCCGGCTTCAAGCAGTGGCCGCAGGTGCTGTGCTCGCGCGGCCTGTCCGAGGGCCACCACTACTGGGAAGCCGAGGTGTCCAACTCGTGGGTGTGCCTGGGCCTCACCTACCGCCGCAGCCCCCCGCTCGGCGGCCGCCCGCGCCGCAACATCGTCTACCTGCTGGGCCGCAACCCGTACTCGTGGTGCCTGGAGTGGGACTCGCTCAAGTTCTCCGTGTGGCACAATAACACGCAGACGGTGCTGCACGGCGGTTACCACCGCACGCTCGGCGTGGCGCTCGACTGCGGCACCGGCTGCCTCTCCTTCTACGGCGTGGCCGGCGGCGTGAGCCTGCTTTACCGCTTCCTCGTCTCCTTCCTGGAGCCGCTCTACCCTGCGGTCATGGTCAGCAGCGGCGCCTCGGTCACGCTCAAGCAGCGCCCCGAGGCGGAGGCGTAG
- the LOC101093474 gene encoding E3 ubiquitin-protein ligase TRIM47-like isoform X2, giving the protein MRRTSVPLQGPSAPAVASSWLCSIFSGPVQDHKPAPQPPAQPSSPSHAQLLMSNSSLRTFEDQVLCPICLEVFRNPVTTTCGHNFCMACLQGFWDHLATVGETLYCPQCRESFPSRPRLCKNGILEEMVTCLAQVKGQTLGSSRPLAGPRDVPCDFCSAQKLKSVKSCLQCMASLCEKHLSSHFEDQMFQDHELLEPVWDLKSRLCRKHRKLRRLYCRTEGSCVCGACLLEEHKNHDTIPLEEERARKEVEVRKVQASVENQMLIINSDSQRHRGQVAFLSKLIQTTRDEVNACFSEIIQEVKQLQMKVLDFVEKEEAAALGKLGSSIQQSHNRLLKLEGDSIWLRALLANRSDQQFLQEFPRLKHFPACSEALMSTNCEEKQSFLQLPETLAELRTRLLDVGLSFINQLLLKGDAASWKPMPLSERTLGCKSVLSKAPQSPPGIKMNSYELLPSAVDRKTLLKCYCNLNFDPTTASEELFLFKETHSVLNLGILLEPFAAGGPFPGFKQWPQVLCSRGLSEGHHYWEAEVSNSWVCLGLTYRRSPPLGGRPRRNIVYLLGRNPYSWCLEWDSLKFSVWHNNTQTVLHGGYHRTLGVALDCGTGCLSFYGVAGGVSLLYRFLVSFLEPLYPAVMVSSGASVTLKQRPEAEA; this is encoded by the exons ATGAGAAGGACTAGTGTACCCCTCCAAGGCCCCTCGGCTCCTGCCGTGGCTTCTTCGTGGCTCTGCTCTATCTTCTCAGGGCCAGTCCAGGACCACAAGCCAGCCCCGCAGCCGCCGGCCCAGCCCTCAAGCCCTTCCCACGCTCAGCTCCTGATGAGTAACAGCAGTCTCCGCACGTTTGAGGACCAAGTCCTCTGTCCCATCTGCCTGGAGGTGTTCCGCAACCCGGTCACCACCACCTGCGGGCACAACTTCTGCATGGCCTGCCTCCAAGGTTTCTGGGACCACCTGGCTACCGTGGGCGAGACACTGTACTGCCCCCAGTGCCGGGAGAGCTTCCCCTCCAGACCGCGCCTCTGCAAGAACGGCATCCTGGAGGAGATGGTGACTTGCTTGGCCCAGGTCAAGGGCCAGACCTTGGGGTCCTCACGGCCCCTGGCCGGGCCCAGGGACGTGCCCTGCGACTTCTGTTCCGCCCAGAAGCTCAAGTCAGTCAAGTCGTGTCTGCAGTGCATGGCCTCCCTGTGCGAGAAGCACCTGAGCAGCCACTTCGAGGACCAGATGTTCCAGGACCACGAGCTGCTGGAGCCCGTGTGGGATCTCAAGAGCCGCCTGTGCCGGAAGCATCGCAAACTGCGGCGGCTGTACTGCCGCACGGAAGGCAGCTGCGTGTGCGGAGCCTGTCTGCTGGAGGAACACAAGAACCACGACACCATCCCCCTGGAGGAGGAACGTGCCAGGAAGGAG GTGGAGGTTCGGAAGGTCCAGGCCAGCGTGGAAAACCAGATGCTGATCATCAACTCTGACAGCCAGAGGCACCGGGGGCAGGTGGCCTTTCTCTCG AAATTGATCCAGACAACACGCGATGAGGTGAACGCCTGCTTCTCAGAGATCATCCAGGAGGTCAAACAGCTGCAGATGAAGGTCTTGGATTTTGTCGAGAAAGAGGAGGCAGCCGCTCTGGGGAAGCTGGGCAGCTCCATCCAGCAGAGCCACAACCGGCTCCTGAAGCTGGAGGGGGACAGCATCTGGCTCCGCGCCCTGCTCGCCAACAGGAGCGACCAGCAATTCCTGCAG GAGTTCCCCAGACTGAAGCACTTTCCCGCCTGCTCGGAAGCCCTGATGAGCACCAACTGTGAGGAGAAGCAGAGCTTTCTCCAGTTGCCGGAGACCCTGGCGGAGCTCCGGACGCGGCTGCTGGACGTGGGTCTCAGCTTCATCAATCAGCTCCTCCTGAAGG GTGACGCAGCCTCCTGGAAGCCCATGCCCCTCTCTGAAAGGACACTGGGCTGTAAGAGTGTCCTCAGCAAAGCTCCTCAATCTCCTCCAGGCATTAAGATGAACTCCTATGAGTTGCTGCCCTCAGCTGTGGACAGGAAAACACTTCTCAAGT gttACTGCAACCTGAACTTCGATCCCACCACGGCCAGCGAGGAACTGTTCCTGTTCAAGGAGACCCACTCGGTGCTGAACCTGGGCATCCTTCTGGAGCCCTTCGCCGCGGGCGGCCCCTTCCCCGGCTTCAAGCAGTGGCCGCAGGTGCTGTGCTCGCGCGGCCTGTCCGAGGGCCACCACTACTGGGAAGCCGAGGTGTCCAACTCGTGGGTGTGCCTGGGCCTCACCTACCGCCGCAGCCCCCCGCTCGGCGGCCGCCCGCGCCGCAACATCGTCTACCTGCTGGGCCGCAACCCGTACTCGTGGTGCCTGGAGTGGGACTCGCTCAAGTTCTCCGTGTGGCACAATAACACGCAGACGGTGCTGCACGGCGGTTACCACCGCACGCTCGGCGTGGCGCTCGACTGCGGCACCGGCTGCCTCTCCTTCTACGGCGTGGCCGGCGGCGTGAGCCTGCTTTACCGCTTCCTCGTCTCCTTCCTGGAGCCGCTCTACCCTGCGGTCATGGTCAGCAGCGGCGCCTCGGTCACGCTCAAGCAGCGCCCCGAGGCGGAGGCGTAG
- the LOC101093474 gene encoding E3 ubiquitin-protein ligase TRIM47-like isoform X1: protein MQKVSQAVSMRRTSVPLQGPSAPAVASSWLCSIFSGPVQDHKPAPQPPAQPSSPSHAQLLMSNSSLRTFEDQVLCPICLEVFRNPVTTTCGHNFCMACLQGFWDHLATVGETLYCPQCRESFPSRPRLCKNGILEEMVTCLAQVKGQTLGSSRPLAGPRDVPCDFCSAQKLKSVKSCLQCMASLCEKHLSSHFEDQMFQDHELLEPVWDLKSRLCRKHRKLRRLYCRTEGSCVCGACLLEEHKNHDTIPLEEERARKEVEVRKVQASVENQMLIINSDSQRHRGQVAFLSKLIQTTRDEVNACFSEIIQEVKQLQMKVLDFVEKEEAAALGKLGSSIQQSHNRLLKLEGDSIWLRALLANRSDQQFLQEFPRLKHFPACSEALMSTNCEEKQSFLQLPETLAELRTRLLDVGLSFINQLLLKGDAASWKPMPLSERTLGCKSVLSKAPQSPPGIKMNSYELLPSAVDRKTLLKCYCNLNFDPTTASEELFLFKETHSVLNLGILLEPFAAGGPFPGFKQWPQVLCSRGLSEGHHYWEAEVSNSWVCLGLTYRRSPPLGGRPRRNIVYLLGRNPYSWCLEWDSLKFSVWHNNTQTVLHGGYHRTLGVALDCGTGCLSFYGVAGGVSLLYRFLVSFLEPLYPAVMVSSGASVTLKQRPEAEA, encoded by the exons ATGCAGAAAGTCTCGC AAGCTGTTTCTATGAGAAGGACTAGTGTACCCCTCCAAGGCCCCTCGGCTCCTGCCGTGGCTTCTTCGTGGCTCTGCTCTATCTTCTCAGGGCCAGTCCAGGACCACAAGCCAGCCCCGCAGCCGCCGGCCCAGCCCTCAAGCCCTTCCCACGCTCAGCTCCTGATGAGTAACAGCAGTCTCCGCACGTTTGAGGACCAAGTCCTCTGTCCCATCTGCCTGGAGGTGTTCCGCAACCCGGTCACCACCACCTGCGGGCACAACTTCTGCATGGCCTGCCTCCAAGGTTTCTGGGACCACCTGGCTACCGTGGGCGAGACACTGTACTGCCCCCAGTGCCGGGAGAGCTTCCCCTCCAGACCGCGCCTCTGCAAGAACGGCATCCTGGAGGAGATGGTGACTTGCTTGGCCCAGGTCAAGGGCCAGACCTTGGGGTCCTCACGGCCCCTGGCCGGGCCCAGGGACGTGCCCTGCGACTTCTGTTCCGCCCAGAAGCTCAAGTCAGTCAAGTCGTGTCTGCAGTGCATGGCCTCCCTGTGCGAGAAGCACCTGAGCAGCCACTTCGAGGACCAGATGTTCCAGGACCACGAGCTGCTGGAGCCCGTGTGGGATCTCAAGAGCCGCCTGTGCCGGAAGCATCGCAAACTGCGGCGGCTGTACTGCCGCACGGAAGGCAGCTGCGTGTGCGGAGCCTGTCTGCTGGAGGAACACAAGAACCACGACACCATCCCCCTGGAGGAGGAACGTGCCAGGAAGGAG GTGGAGGTTCGGAAGGTCCAGGCCAGCGTGGAAAACCAGATGCTGATCATCAACTCTGACAGCCAGAGGCACCGGGGGCAGGTGGCCTTTCTCTCG AAATTGATCCAGACAACACGCGATGAGGTGAACGCCTGCTTCTCAGAGATCATCCAGGAGGTCAAACAGCTGCAGATGAAGGTCTTGGATTTTGTCGAGAAAGAGGAGGCAGCCGCTCTGGGGAAGCTGGGCAGCTCCATCCAGCAGAGCCACAACCGGCTCCTGAAGCTGGAGGGGGACAGCATCTGGCTCCGCGCCCTGCTCGCCAACAGGAGCGACCAGCAATTCCTGCAG GAGTTCCCCAGACTGAAGCACTTTCCCGCCTGCTCGGAAGCCCTGATGAGCACCAACTGTGAGGAGAAGCAGAGCTTTCTCCAGTTGCCGGAGACCCTGGCGGAGCTCCGGACGCGGCTGCTGGACGTGGGTCTCAGCTTCATCAATCAGCTCCTCCTGAAGG GTGACGCAGCCTCCTGGAAGCCCATGCCCCTCTCTGAAAGGACACTGGGCTGTAAGAGTGTCCTCAGCAAAGCTCCTCAATCTCCTCCAGGCATTAAGATGAACTCCTATGAGTTGCTGCCCTCAGCTGTGGACAGGAAAACACTTCTCAAGT gttACTGCAACCTGAACTTCGATCCCACCACGGCCAGCGAGGAACTGTTCCTGTTCAAGGAGACCCACTCGGTGCTGAACCTGGGCATCCTTCTGGAGCCCTTCGCCGCGGGCGGCCCCTTCCCCGGCTTCAAGCAGTGGCCGCAGGTGCTGTGCTCGCGCGGCCTGTCCGAGGGCCACCACTACTGGGAAGCCGAGGTGTCCAACTCGTGGGTGTGCCTGGGCCTCACCTACCGCCGCAGCCCCCCGCTCGGCGGCCGCCCGCGCCGCAACATCGTCTACCTGCTGGGCCGCAACCCGTACTCGTGGTGCCTGGAGTGGGACTCGCTCAAGTTCTCCGTGTGGCACAATAACACGCAGACGGTGCTGCACGGCGGTTACCACCGCACGCTCGGCGTGGCGCTCGACTGCGGCACCGGCTGCCTCTCCTTCTACGGCGTGGCCGGCGGCGTGAGCCTGCTTTACCGCTTCCTCGTCTCCTTCCTGGAGCCGCTCTACCCTGCGGTCATGGTCAGCAGCGGCGCCTCGGTCACGCTCAAGCAGCGCCCCGAGGCGGAGGCGTAG
- the LOC101093474 gene encoding E3 ubiquitin-protein ligase TRIM47-like isoform X4 translates to MQKVSRPVQDHKPAPQPPAQPSSPSHAQLLMSNSSLRTFEDQVLCPICLEVFRNPVTTTCGHNFCMACLQGFWDHLATVGETLYCPQCRESFPSRPRLCKNGILEEMVTCLAQVKGQTLGSSRPLAGPRDVPCDFCSAQKLKSVKSCLQCMASLCEKHLSSHFEDQMFQDHELLEPVWDLKSRLCRKHRKLRRLYCRTEGSCVCGACLLEEHKNHDTIPLEEERARKEVEVRKVQASVENQMLIINSDSQRHRGQVAFLSKLIQTTRDEVNACFSEIIQEVKQLQMKVLDFVEKEEAAALGKLGSSIQQSHNRLLKLEGDSIWLRALLANRSDQQFLQEFPRLKHFPACSEALMSTNCEEKQSFLQLPETLAELRTRLLDVGLSFINQLLLKGDAASWKPMPLSERTLGCKSVLSKAPQSPPGIKMNSYELLPSAVDRKTLLKCYCNLNFDPTTASEELFLFKETHSVLNLGILLEPFAAGGPFPGFKQWPQVLCSRGLSEGHHYWEAEVSNSWVCLGLTYRRSPPLGGRPRRNIVYLLGRNPYSWCLEWDSLKFSVWHNNTQTVLHGGYHRTLGVALDCGTGCLSFYGVAGGVSLLYRFLVSFLEPLYPAVMVSSGASVTLKQRPEAEA, encoded by the exons ATGCAGAAAGTCTCGC GGCCAGTCCAGGACCACAAGCCAGCCCCGCAGCCGCCGGCCCAGCCCTCAAGCCCTTCCCACGCTCAGCTCCTGATGAGTAACAGCAGTCTCCGCACGTTTGAGGACCAAGTCCTCTGTCCCATCTGCCTGGAGGTGTTCCGCAACCCGGTCACCACCACCTGCGGGCACAACTTCTGCATGGCCTGCCTCCAAGGTTTCTGGGACCACCTGGCTACCGTGGGCGAGACACTGTACTGCCCCCAGTGCCGGGAGAGCTTCCCCTCCAGACCGCGCCTCTGCAAGAACGGCATCCTGGAGGAGATGGTGACTTGCTTGGCCCAGGTCAAGGGCCAGACCTTGGGGTCCTCACGGCCCCTGGCCGGGCCCAGGGACGTGCCCTGCGACTTCTGTTCCGCCCAGAAGCTCAAGTCAGTCAAGTCGTGTCTGCAGTGCATGGCCTCCCTGTGCGAGAAGCACCTGAGCAGCCACTTCGAGGACCAGATGTTCCAGGACCACGAGCTGCTGGAGCCCGTGTGGGATCTCAAGAGCCGCCTGTGCCGGAAGCATCGCAAACTGCGGCGGCTGTACTGCCGCACGGAAGGCAGCTGCGTGTGCGGAGCCTGTCTGCTGGAGGAACACAAGAACCACGACACCATCCCCCTGGAGGAGGAACGTGCCAGGAAGGAG GTGGAGGTTCGGAAGGTCCAGGCCAGCGTGGAAAACCAGATGCTGATCATCAACTCTGACAGCCAGAGGCACCGGGGGCAGGTGGCCTTTCTCTCG AAATTGATCCAGACAACACGCGATGAGGTGAACGCCTGCTTCTCAGAGATCATCCAGGAGGTCAAACAGCTGCAGATGAAGGTCTTGGATTTTGTCGAGAAAGAGGAGGCAGCCGCTCTGGGGAAGCTGGGCAGCTCCATCCAGCAGAGCCACAACCGGCTCCTGAAGCTGGAGGGGGACAGCATCTGGCTCCGCGCCCTGCTCGCCAACAGGAGCGACCAGCAATTCCTGCAG GAGTTCCCCAGACTGAAGCACTTTCCCGCCTGCTCGGAAGCCCTGATGAGCACCAACTGTGAGGAGAAGCAGAGCTTTCTCCAGTTGCCGGAGACCCTGGCGGAGCTCCGGACGCGGCTGCTGGACGTGGGTCTCAGCTTCATCAATCAGCTCCTCCTGAAGG GTGACGCAGCCTCCTGGAAGCCCATGCCCCTCTCTGAAAGGACACTGGGCTGTAAGAGTGTCCTCAGCAAAGCTCCTCAATCTCCTCCAGGCATTAAGATGAACTCCTATGAGTTGCTGCCCTCAGCTGTGGACAGGAAAACACTTCTCAAGT gttACTGCAACCTGAACTTCGATCCCACCACGGCCAGCGAGGAACTGTTCCTGTTCAAGGAGACCCACTCGGTGCTGAACCTGGGCATCCTTCTGGAGCCCTTCGCCGCGGGCGGCCCCTTCCCCGGCTTCAAGCAGTGGCCGCAGGTGCTGTGCTCGCGCGGCCTGTCCGAGGGCCACCACTACTGGGAAGCCGAGGTGTCCAACTCGTGGGTGTGCCTGGGCCTCACCTACCGCCGCAGCCCCCCGCTCGGCGGCCGCCCGCGCCGCAACATCGTCTACCTGCTGGGCCGCAACCCGTACTCGTGGTGCCTGGAGTGGGACTCGCTCAAGTTCTCCGTGTGGCACAATAACACGCAGACGGTGCTGCACGGCGGTTACCACCGCACGCTCGGCGTGGCGCTCGACTGCGGCACCGGCTGCCTCTCCTTCTACGGCGTGGCCGGCGGCGTGAGCCTGCTTTACCGCTTCCTCGTCTCCTTCCTGGAGCCGCTCTACCCTGCGGTCATGGTCAGCAGCGGCGCCTCGGTCACGCTCAAGCAGCGCCCCGAGGCGGAGGCGTAG
- the LOC101093474 gene encoding E3 ubiquitin/ISG15 ligase TRIM25-like isoform X3 yields MQKVSQAVSMRRTSVPLQGPSAPAVASSWLCSIFSGPVQDHKPAPQPPAQPSSPSHAQLLMSNSSLRTFEDQVLCPICLEVFRNPVTTTCGHNFCMACLQGFWDHLATVGETLYCPQCRESFPSRPRLCKNGILEEMVTCLAQVKGQTLGSSRPLAGPRDVPCDFCSAQKLKSVKSCLQCMASLCEKHLSSHFEDQMFQDHELLEPVWDLKSRLCRKHRKLRRLYCRTEGSCVCGACLLEEHKNHDTIPLEEERARKEVEVRKVQASVENQMLIINSDSQRHRGQVAFLSKLIQTTRDEVNACFSEIIQEVKQLQMKVLDFVEKEEAAALGKLGSSIQQSHNRLLKLEGDSIWLRALLANRSDQQFLQEFPRLKHFPACSEALMSTNCEEKQSFLQLPETLAELRTRLLDVGLSFINQLLLKGIKMNSYELLPSAVDRKTLLKCYCNLNFDPTTASEELFLFKETHSVLNLGILLEPFAAGGPFPGFKQWPQVLCSRGLSEGHHYWEAEVSNSWVCLGLTYRRSPPLGGRPRRNIVYLLGRNPYSWCLEWDSLKFSVWHNNTQTVLHGGYHRTLGVALDCGTGCLSFYGVAGGVSLLYRFLVSFLEPLYPAVMVSSGASVTLKQRPEAEA; encoded by the exons ATGCAGAAAGTCTCGC AAGCTGTTTCTATGAGAAGGACTAGTGTACCCCTCCAAGGCCCCTCGGCTCCTGCCGTGGCTTCTTCGTGGCTCTGCTCTATCTTCTCAGGGCCAGTCCAGGACCACAAGCCAGCCCCGCAGCCGCCGGCCCAGCCCTCAAGCCCTTCCCACGCTCAGCTCCTGATGAGTAACAGCAGTCTCCGCACGTTTGAGGACCAAGTCCTCTGTCCCATCTGCCTGGAGGTGTTCCGCAACCCGGTCACCACCACCTGCGGGCACAACTTCTGCATGGCCTGCCTCCAAGGTTTCTGGGACCACCTGGCTACCGTGGGCGAGACACTGTACTGCCCCCAGTGCCGGGAGAGCTTCCCCTCCAGACCGCGCCTCTGCAAGAACGGCATCCTGGAGGAGATGGTGACTTGCTTGGCCCAGGTCAAGGGCCAGACCTTGGGGTCCTCACGGCCCCTGGCCGGGCCCAGGGACGTGCCCTGCGACTTCTGTTCCGCCCAGAAGCTCAAGTCAGTCAAGTCGTGTCTGCAGTGCATGGCCTCCCTGTGCGAGAAGCACCTGAGCAGCCACTTCGAGGACCAGATGTTCCAGGACCACGAGCTGCTGGAGCCCGTGTGGGATCTCAAGAGCCGCCTGTGCCGGAAGCATCGCAAACTGCGGCGGCTGTACTGCCGCACGGAAGGCAGCTGCGTGTGCGGAGCCTGTCTGCTGGAGGAACACAAGAACCACGACACCATCCCCCTGGAGGAGGAACGTGCCAGGAAGGAG GTGGAGGTTCGGAAGGTCCAGGCCAGCGTGGAAAACCAGATGCTGATCATCAACTCTGACAGCCAGAGGCACCGGGGGCAGGTGGCCTTTCTCTCG AAATTGATCCAGACAACACGCGATGAGGTGAACGCCTGCTTCTCAGAGATCATCCAGGAGGTCAAACAGCTGCAGATGAAGGTCTTGGATTTTGTCGAGAAAGAGGAGGCAGCCGCTCTGGGGAAGCTGGGCAGCTCCATCCAGCAGAGCCACAACCGGCTCCTGAAGCTGGAGGGGGACAGCATCTGGCTCCGCGCCCTGCTCGCCAACAGGAGCGACCAGCAATTCCTGCAG GAGTTCCCCAGACTGAAGCACTTTCCCGCCTGCTCGGAAGCCCTGATGAGCACCAACTGTGAGGAGAAGCAGAGCTTTCTCCAGTTGCCGGAGACCCTGGCGGAGCTCCGGACGCGGCTGCTGGACGTGGGTCTCAGCTTCATCAATCAGCTCCTCCTGAAGG GCATTAAGATGAACTCCTATGAGTTGCTGCCCTCAGCTGTGGACAGGAAAACACTTCTCAAGT gttACTGCAACCTGAACTTCGATCCCACCACGGCCAGCGAGGAACTGTTCCTGTTCAAGGAGACCCACTCGGTGCTGAACCTGGGCATCCTTCTGGAGCCCTTCGCCGCGGGCGGCCCCTTCCCCGGCTTCAAGCAGTGGCCGCAGGTGCTGTGCTCGCGCGGCCTGTCCGAGGGCCACCACTACTGGGAAGCCGAGGTGTCCAACTCGTGGGTGTGCCTGGGCCTCACCTACCGCCGCAGCCCCCCGCTCGGCGGCCGCCCGCGCCGCAACATCGTCTACCTGCTGGGCCGCAACCCGTACTCGTGGTGCCTGGAGTGGGACTCGCTCAAGTTCTCCGTGTGGCACAATAACACGCAGACGGTGCTGCACGGCGGTTACCACCGCACGCTCGGCGTGGCGCTCGACTGCGGCACCGGCTGCCTCTCCTTCTACGGCGTGGCCGGCGGCGTGAGCCTGCTTTACCGCTTCCTCGTCTCCTTCCTGGAGCCGCTCTACCCTGCGGTCATGGTCAGCAGCGGCGCCTCGGTCACGCTCAAGCAGCGCCCCGAGGCGGAGGCGTAG